Sequence from the Cryptococcus neoformans var. neoformans JEC21 chromosome 1, complete sequence genome:
GTCTCAAGTCTACGCCAATCTTGTGAGGCTCGTTGAAAAGTTCGAATTGATGTATCACGTCCCAGTACATCGTACGGAGAACGAGGTCAACTCGCGAAAGCCTTAGGATAAGATTGTGGATCGTTTGATACTTCTCCATGAGCTGATGGGGCAAAATGTCTGTAATGGCTACCGGAGGTGAATATGAAAGATATAAGAAATCGAGTGCTCTGTATGGTTATGAGATCAGTAAGTCTTATTTTCTCTGAGCTGCGTTGATCTTTCTCTGGGGACGTACTCAATTGCTAAATCAGTCAATCGTTAGCAGTTGGCAGAGCATTCAAAGTGATACACAAAGACTCAATTTACCTTGTGGGTTCAGccatcttgcccttttcccgctgttttcttcctctggtAATTCTCGTACGGCAAATGAGACGCGGTCTCCTACGTCTTGCCATACTGACCCCGTCGATTTTTTCCTATCGTTATCTTCATGGTTCAGGAGAGTTGTTCTCAAGGCATACGCAAGCTCTGCACCTCCCGGAGGCCACCGACTTCTTTCGCTCAATCCAATGCCTAGTCCTATTCCCCAGTCACTATCCCGGTCCTGTttgtcatcatcttcaccgAGACCTAACCGCGCCCTGATCCGAGCTCTTTTACCGAGCCCCACAGCTTCACCGGCACCTGCACTGTCCTTGCCAAACAAAGCGCTGCTGACGCGCTCCGTAAAACCTACATCTCCGGCTAGCCAGAAGGCTCTCAGCACATCCAAATGGTCGAGGAATCGTAAGTCATGGAGGTACAGAGAGACTAAGGAGGTAGATATGAGGGTTGCGTGAGCAAGCAAGGGATCAAGGATCTGATTGGAAATGAAGATTGACAGTGTTGGGCAAGAAGGGGGGAGAAGCGGGTGattgggagaagaatgcCGAGATATAAACTCGTGAAGGTATGTGAGTGGAGTCGGGCCCCAAAGTGGGAATTCTGAATGGGAATGGTGTGGATGAGATAATGATAATTGAGAGCCAGGTGGCTGATTAAATAAAGACCATAAATCGCCAATATCAGATTCAGGTCTTGGATATAAAGCGTACTCCTCATGCCGAGGTGTATTGCGCTCGTTGGACTCCATGTAATCcgtttcatcttctttttgagAGGGTATTTGCGTTAGTCTGTTCGACGATGATCGGGACAATTGATGTCGATGCCAATGATCGACTTGTCTTTGAATATGGCGAAGGTGATTTCTTAACTCGCTATAGGCTCACATAAGTTGGTCGAAGTCACAAAACGGTGAATCAGTTTCTCATACCTTTTTTCGGAGTCTCCCCAAATCCATCTAATGTCAATAGCCTGCCTGATGTTGCATAAAGGATGAAGCCCATTTGTGGCTACTTTTAGTGTCCTCAGACCTTTGCCTGCCTCGTATAAAATCCTCCGGGCTTCCTTGGGAACAAATCCGGGCATCCTCCCAGCCGAAAACTCATACTTCCAAGCGTCGCCGACTAATTTCCTCGAGATTCCTAAATCAGTCCATGGTTGCGAACCTGGACTTtgatcttcatcatcagtcCCCGGAAAACCCAACCATGATTGAAGGAGGTTCAGAAAAGGAGCAGAAGCTTGACTTAGAAGATAAGCTAAGGCGATTGCAGAAGGGTGATGCTGGCTCGGAGAAGTTGATAAGATGGCCAAGAATTGACCATGCAAGTGCGTGAGTAATGCGGAAGCACGCGATGGGAGAGCATGGGCGTCGGGAGAACTTGTTGGCTGTgcagaaaaagatgaacaCGCTGTCTGATGCAGAGAGCGGAAAGTCTCTCACCCAACGCACGACACCACATAAGGTCTCAGCAAGTTGCTTCACATGGCGAGTCGCCAACATCCAACTATTCCATCTTGACGGCCCTTGCTCATGACATTCAGTCGCGGCACACGCAAGACGATCCTTGATATACGTGAGATAAGTTCCTAAAGCGTGGAAAAGCGCATGATGTGTTGAAGTGAGAGGACTGAATGAATCAGTTGCCACGCGTAACCGACACAGCTAGACCTACAGATTACTCTGGCTGTCGATGATGAGTTCTAGTCTCCTCACAGAGGTTCCAATGGTCAAAAAGTTTGTTTTGAACCTAGAGAGACAGGAACATTGTCTAAGTAAGCCGGCTCGAGCGCAACCGTCCCTCACTCACCCAGAAAGCGTCTCCCTCTCTAGACCCAATACTCGTTCACTTCTTTCACCCAATACAAAAGCTGAgagtttcttgtcccaCATCAATTCGCCGGTTGTGACTGTGCCTAAAGTGGCTCTCAAGAGGAGCTCTAGTAGCGGTTTTGATTCAAAGGTGGCGGCTTGTGGGAGGGTTACTGGGCTATTCAACAAACTGGAAGATTCCAGACTATATTTTCGTTAGCATAATCCCATGCGCGAGTTATCTCGACTTCTATCTTACGATAAGATCACGGAATCGAAATCGTGTGGTGATCTTTCCGATAGAAAAGATGACTTGGATACCGACGCATTGTTTCCACTATCCAGATCCCAAGTTCGCAATGGCTACAATATTAGGGTCATTTGCA
This genomic interval carries:
- a CDS encoding expressed protein, with the protein product MTSKARSKSLSNLHSPSNLFPLGQAPLVYLPDESRLANKRLKEVKPLFSLPKLQEHSSTQDRLLLGLSPEVQQRRSQDHSQVSVSSPFGILEDEPLIVRNESEVHLKYNGDAVDQETLWEKVSPEHTMKLAGSSPLRTWDLDSGNNASVSKSSFLSERSPHDFDSVILSLESSSLLNSPVTLPQAATFESKPLLELLLRATLGTVTTGELMWDKKLSAFVLGERSERVLGLERETLSGFKTNFLTIGTSVRRLELIIDSQSNLPLTSTHHALFHALGTYLTYIKDRLACAATECHEQGPSRWNSWMLATRHVKQLAETLCGVVRWPTSSPDAHALPSRASALLTHLHGQFLAILSTSPSQHHPSAIALAYLLSQASAPFLNLLQSWLGFPGTDDEDQSPGSQPWTDLGISRKLVGDAWKYEFSAGRMPGFVPKEARRILYEAGKGLRTLKVATNGLHPLCNIRQAIDIRWIWGDSEKSELRNHLRHIQRQVDHWHRHQLSRSSSNRLTQIPSQKEDETDYMESNERNTPRHEEYALYPRPESDIGDLWSLFNQPPGSQLSLSHPHHSHSEFPLWGPTPLTYLHEFISRHSSPNHPLLPPSCPTLSIFISNQILDPLLAHATLISTSLVSLYLHDLRFLDHLDVLRAFWLAGDVGFTERVSSALFGKDSAGAGEAVGLGKRARIRARLGLGEDDDKQDRDSDWGIGLGIGLSERSRWPPGGAELAYALRTTLLNHEDNDRKKSTGSVWQDVGDRVSFAVRELPEEENSGKRARWLNPQAIEALDFLYLSYSPPVAITDILPHQLMEKYQTIHNLILRLSRVDLVLRTMYWDVIHQFELFNEPHKIGVDLRPSSGLPCYRLQERSTHSLFPKGSIAQRRLQILRFRMTHFVNVFGRYVLDIAIGSNWDAMKRRLERLRKDCTGKAHNRQGTSEEESDEAWVESTLHDEEIDEIAPGGIRRLQSIHSIVLYHNMVLDKICRACLLGPQSGQQVTFKILMVLFGLVLDLGKTVKEVERGVRGWEDGVEKVDEIEKEWHEKEATFLHALERLSLRSTHPKTNTMERDGIDQDLQVLHSSAPETANGGHGNPEGLAGNDLRELWLRLTFKEGGGIAVRGIRKNEDD